From Kineosporia succinea, the proteins below share one genomic window:
- a CDS encoding SpoIVB peptidase S55 domain-containing protein, with protein MNRSRAAGGLITAVAVSGMLVALPATSSFAAAKNCPTALPTAQVVDGLKGTGYTVERGTQAEEFTAEVLGRVTDGIAPGVDMIMAEVDSPALERAGGVWAGMSGSPVYTSDGKLIGSVSYGLAASSKIAGITPAADLLALRGGTAGTPKVAVSSARAARIARTGEVSVKVAARGFERLPVPVTVTGAAQKNGGRFLSEITKASGATVHRSTARISARAKSTPGEIFAGSNYAAALSYGDVSAVGLGTTTYVCGTTAVAFGHPFNNVGKAEYSVHPATAVYVQADPNDGPFKVGNPGGVVGTVTHDGTIGLRSTLGTTPRHTYPITTSLKKGSKTFTGKTVGVYQPVAGDVAATHLMGAIIKANGAQSGGTASLTYTITGTRDGGKKFSLSRSETYADATDIGFAAADSLYGTLVPLVEQEYETVDITGITIRGTVTSTYKPYRVTKVETRKSGRWVALKGTQKVRSGAKLPLRATLSVYRDSSKKVTVPLTVAVPKKSKGWSGSLSVGDASSVLPGAKEPNSLTSLLAQLRSTPPNDTLVSRIDVSSSKGATRSSTTRVRLNSSVNGYQKVVSVKIS; from the coding sequence ATGAACAGATCTCGCGCGGCCGGCGGTCTGATCACCGCGGTGGCGGTCTCCGGGATGCTCGTCGCGCTACCGGCGACGTCGTCCTTCGCCGCGGCGAAGAACTGCCCGACGGCCCTGCCCACCGCGCAGGTGGTCGACGGGCTGAAGGGCACCGGCTACACGGTCGAGAGAGGCACGCAGGCCGAGGAATTCACGGCCGAGGTGCTGGGCCGGGTCACCGACGGCATCGCGCCCGGCGTCGACATGATCATGGCCGAGGTCGACTCGCCCGCACTCGAGCGCGCGGGCGGCGTGTGGGCGGGCATGTCCGGGTCGCCGGTCTACACCTCCGACGGCAAGCTCATCGGGTCAGTCTCCTACGGCCTGGCCGCGTCGTCGAAGATCGCCGGCATCACCCCGGCCGCCGACCTGCTGGCCCTGCGGGGCGGCACGGCGGGCACCCCGAAGGTGGCCGTCTCCTCGGCGAGGGCCGCGCGCATCGCCCGGACCGGTGAGGTCTCGGTGAAGGTGGCGGCCAGGGGCTTCGAGCGGCTGCCGGTGCCGGTCACCGTCACCGGGGCGGCGCAGAAGAACGGCGGGCGCTTCCTGTCGGAGATCACGAAGGCCAGCGGCGCCACGGTGCACCGCAGCACGGCGCGCATCAGCGCCCGTGCGAAGTCGACGCCGGGGGAGATCTTCGCCGGCTCGAACTACGCCGCCGCGCTGTCGTACGGCGACGTCTCGGCCGTCGGCCTGGGCACCACCACGTACGTGTGCGGCACGACGGCGGTGGCGTTCGGGCACCCGTTCAACAATGTGGGCAAGGCCGAGTACAGCGTGCACCCGGCCACGGCGGTCTACGTGCAGGCCGACCCCAACGACGGCCCGTTCAAGGTCGGTAACCCGGGCGGTGTGGTCGGCACGGTCACGCACGACGGCACGATCGGGCTGCGGAGCACCCTGGGCACCACGCCCCGGCACACCTACCCGATCACCACGTCACTGAAGAAGGGCAGCAAGACCTTCACCGGCAAGACCGTGGGCGTCTACCAGCCCGTCGCCGGTGACGTCGCGGCCACCCACCTGATGGGCGCGATCATCAAGGCCAACGGCGCGCAGAGCGGCGGCACGGCCTCGCTGACGTACACGATCACCGGCACCCGTGACGGCGGCAAGAAGTTCTCGCTGAGCCGCAGCGAGACCTACGCCGACGCCACGGACATCGGCTTCGCGGCGGCCGACAGCCTCTACGGAACGCTCGTGCCGCTGGTCGAGCAGGAGTACGAGACCGTCGACATCACCGGGATCACGATCAGGGGCACGGTGACCTCCACCTACAAGCCCTACCGGGTCACGAAGGTGGAGACGAGGAAGAGCGGTCGGTGGGTGGCGCTCAAGGGCACCCAGAAGGTCAGGTCGGGTGCGAAGCTCCCGCTGCGCGCGACGCTGTCCGTTTACCGCGACTCCAGCAAGAAGGTCACGGTGCCGCTGACGGTCGCGGTGCCGAAGAAGAGCAAGGGCTGGAGCGGCAGCCTGTCGGTCGGTGACGCGTCGAGCGTCCTGCCCGGCGCGAAGGAGCCGAACTCCCTGACCTCGCTGCTGGCCCAGCTGCGCAGCACGCCCCCGAACGACACGCTGGTCAGCCGGATCGACGTGTCGAGCAGCAAGGGCGCCACACGCAGCAGCACCACCAGGGTCCGGCTGAACTCCTCCGTCAACGGCTACCAGAAGGTCGTGTCGGTCAAGATCAGCTAG
- the ligA gene encoding NAD-dependent DNA ligase LigA, whose amino-acid sequence MSQTIAGRTLSRPDYEQAVATARAASTQYYGTGEAADAVADESAEVTVLDDATYDQLVRDIAVTEAEHPEWQVQASPTQVVGGDAGDVEHSAPMLSLDNVFSAAELADWHAGLSKRLGRGPRYVAEPKLDGLALAARYRQGALVQLITRGDGVHGEDVTFAAAAISGLPAQLSRPLTLEVRGEVMLTDEQFAAANELRLANADRPFVNPRNGVAGALRGSKDRTYVIPMTFFAYQVLALPETYPGERPDESLGYSAAIELLGELGVSTAATSPARIAVADTIEAVQEYIDELLARRADLGFGIDGAVVKADSPADRAQAGSSSRAPRWGIAFKFPADSRLTTLEEVIWQVGRTGVITPRARVKPVFVGGTTVTYATLHNPNDLARQGLMLGDTVMVLRAGEVIPRIEGAVVSARTGSETPIEAPEVCPNCGGEIDRSQERWRCRRGRTCALPQAVRYAVARDCWDIESVGEKLVRQLVDTGLVTDVADVFALTQEQLLELDRMGRTSAAKVLGEIEKAKSQPLARTLTALGVRGTGRSMSRRIARWFGSMDDIQAADAAALEEVDGIGPEKAPVIVEELIELAPVIEKLRRAGVSMAEPGVPGRVVAAERAAAAERAAERAAAAAAGDAEADADGAAATAVGAVDDEADATLAALLADQPLTAANGKPMSVVVTGKMTGPLAALSRNEMNELIERAGGKSSGSVSKTTSLLVAAEGGSSKYKKAQDLGITIETPEQFAERLKSLL is encoded by the coding sequence ATGAGCCAGACGATCGCGGGGCGCACGCTGTCCCGGCCGGACTACGAGCAGGCGGTCGCGACCGCCCGGGCGGCGTCGACCCAGTACTACGGCACCGGTGAGGCGGCCGACGCGGTGGCCGACGAGTCGGCCGAGGTCACGGTTCTCGACGACGCCACCTACGACCAGCTGGTGCGCGACATCGCGGTCACCGAGGCCGAGCACCCCGAGTGGCAGGTGCAGGCCTCCCCCACGCAGGTGGTCGGCGGGGACGCCGGCGACGTCGAGCACTCCGCGCCGATGCTGAGTCTCGACAACGTGTTCTCCGCGGCCGAGCTCGCCGACTGGCACGCCGGGCTGAGCAAGCGCCTGGGCCGCGGTCCGCGCTACGTGGCCGAGCCCAAGCTCGACGGGCTGGCCCTGGCCGCGCGCTACCGGCAGGGCGCGCTGGTGCAGCTGATCACCCGGGGCGACGGCGTGCACGGCGAAGACGTCACCTTCGCGGCGGCGGCCATCTCCGGCCTGCCCGCGCAGCTCTCGCGGCCGCTCACGCTCGAGGTGCGCGGCGAGGTGATGCTGACCGACGAGCAGTTCGCCGCCGCCAACGAGCTGCGCCTGGCCAACGCCGACCGGCCGTTCGTCAACCCGCGCAACGGCGTGGCCGGGGCCCTGCGCGGCTCGAAAGACCGCACCTACGTCATCCCCATGACGTTCTTCGCCTACCAGGTGCTCGCCCTGCCCGAGACCTACCCGGGCGAGCGGCCCGACGAGTCGCTCGGCTACTCGGCCGCCATCGAGCTGCTCGGTGAGCTGGGCGTCTCCACCGCCGCCACCTCCCCGGCCCGCATCGCGGTGGCCGACACGATCGAGGCCGTGCAGGAGTACATCGACGAGCTGCTCGCCCGTCGCGCCGACCTCGGGTTCGGCATCGACGGCGCGGTCGTCAAGGCCGACTCCCCCGCCGACCGCGCGCAGGCCGGCTCGTCGTCGCGGGCGCCGCGCTGGGGCATCGCGTTCAAGTTCCCCGCCGACTCGCGCCTCACCACGCTCGAGGAGGTCATCTGGCAGGTCGGCCGCACCGGGGTGATCACGCCCCGGGCTCGCGTGAAGCCGGTCTTCGTGGGCGGCACCACCGTCACCTACGCCACGCTGCACAACCCCAACGACCTGGCCCGTCAGGGCCTCATGCTCGGCGACACGGTGATGGTTCTGCGCGCCGGAGAGGTGATTCCGCGCATCGAGGGCGCCGTGGTCTCGGCCCGCACCGGCAGCGAGACGCCGATCGAGGCGCCCGAGGTCTGCCCGAACTGCGGCGGCGAGATCGACCGTTCGCAAGAGCGCTGGCGTTGCCGGCGGGGCCGCACCTGCGCCCTGCCGCAGGCGGTGCGCTACGCGGTGGCCCGCGACTGCTGGGACATCGAGTCCGTCGGCGAGAAGCTGGTGCGCCAGCTGGTCGACACCGGCCTGGTCACCGACGTGGCCGACGTCTTCGCCCTGACGCAAGAGCAGCTGCTCGAGCTCGACCGCATGGGCCGGACGAGCGCGGCGAAGGTGCTGGGCGAGATCGAGAAGGCCAAGTCGCAGCCGCTGGCGCGCACACTCACCGCGCTCGGCGTGCGGGGCACGGGCCGCTCGATGAGCCGGCGCATCGCCCGCTGGTTCGGCTCGATGGACGACATCCAGGCCGCCGACGCCGCAGCCCTCGAGGAGGTCGACGGCATCGGGCCGGAGAAGGCCCCGGTGATCGTGGAAGAGCTGATCGAGCTCGCCCCGGTGATCGAGAAGCTGCGCCGGGCCGGGGTTTCCATGGCCGAGCCCGGGGTGCCGGGGCGGGTCGTGGCCGCCGAGCGCGCGGCCGCCGCCGAACGGGCGGCCGAGCGCGCCGCTGCCGCTGCCGCTGGCGACGCGGAGGCCGATGCTGATGGTGCGGCGGCCACGGCGGTGGGAGCAGTAGATGACGAGGCCGACGCAACGCTGGCCGCGCTGCTCGCCGACCAGCCGCTGACCGCCGCGAACGGCAAGCCGATGAGCGTGGTCGTGACCGGCAAGATGACCGGCCCGCTCGCGGCGCTGTCGCGCAACGAGATGAACGAGCTGATCGAGCGGGCGGGCGGCAAGTCCAGTGGCTCGGTGTCCAAGACCACGAGCCTGCTGGTTGCGGCCGAAGGGGGCTCCAGCAAGTACAAGAAGGCCCAGGACCTGGGCATCACCATCGAGACCCCGGAGCAGTTCGCCGAACGTCTGAAGAGTCTCCTGTAA